One Streptomyces sp. P9-A2 DNA window includes the following coding sequences:
- a CDS encoding FAD-binding protein, with protein MNLHTPSRRAVLGTVGAAAAVIGWNATTGSWAFAADTARRTGDRVVPVPDLDGTLTTDTSQFGSYSHDFGRLVTGTVPWAVLTPGSVQDIAVMIRYARANKLKLAVSGRSGTGGDLESHSCYGQAAVPGGIAVDARGMARILSTGSASITVEAGATFAEITDHLLLRGRTLPALPDYLPLSVGGTLSVGGIGLTMGTEGLIADTVQSLVVVTGTGEVVTTSPSRQPELFRTALAGGGQVGVIVQVTLRTVPAAERATVFSLLYDNVAAFMKDSEILLADHRFQMQGGEMVRRPDDSGWRYKIEAVATYSGGRVPDRARLLRGLKDLRAEALIEDYALRDYLFRLDGFEAYLKDAGHWAQPKPWLSLFLPRSSAARFLRMVEGELAPDDLGAGVLLSYPYLTSAVTAPMAVQPDDRVGYLFDLLRFPHPGTGAADIDRMMQQNRWLYDRAVAMGAKRYLVGAVPNLTTDDWRRHFGTSYKTLGKAKQRFDPGNVLTPGQGFFG; from the coding sequence ATGAACCTGCACACTCCCTCCCGCAGAGCGGTCCTCGGCACGGTGGGCGCCGCCGCCGCCGTGATCGGCTGGAACGCCACCACCGGAAGCTGGGCCTTTGCCGCCGACACCGCCCGACGCACCGGCGACCGCGTCGTGCCCGTGCCCGACCTCGACGGCACCCTCACCACCGACACTTCCCAGTTCGGCTCCTATTCCCACGACTTCGGCCGTCTGGTGACGGGCACGGTTCCATGGGCGGTGCTCACCCCCGGCTCGGTCCAGGACATCGCCGTGATGATCCGCTACGCCCGGGCCAACAAGCTCAAGCTCGCCGTCAGCGGCCGCAGCGGCACCGGCGGGGACCTGGAGTCCCACTCCTGCTACGGCCAGGCCGCCGTCCCCGGGGGCATCGCGGTGGACGCCCGGGGCATGGCGCGCATCCTGTCCACCGGCTCCGCCTCGATCACCGTCGAGGCCGGCGCGACGTTCGCGGAGATCACCGACCACCTGCTGCTCCGGGGCCGTACGCTTCCCGCCCTGCCCGACTACCTGCCGCTCTCCGTCGGCGGCACCCTCAGCGTCGGCGGCATCGGCCTGACCATGGGTACCGAGGGTCTGATCGCCGACACCGTGCAGTCGCTGGTCGTGGTGACGGGCACCGGCGAGGTCGTCACCACCTCACCGAGCCGTCAGCCCGAACTGTTCCGCACCGCGCTGGCGGGCGGCGGACAGGTCGGCGTCATCGTCCAGGTCACCCTGCGGACCGTGCCCGCCGCCGAACGCGCCACCGTCTTCAGCCTGCTCTACGACAACGTCGCCGCCTTCATGAAGGACTCCGAAATCCTGCTGGCGGACCACCGCTTCCAGATGCAGGGCGGTGAGATGGTCCGGCGGCCGGACGACTCGGGATGGCGCTACAAGATCGAGGCGGTCGCCACGTACTCCGGCGGCCGCGTCCCGGACCGCGCCCGGCTGCTGAGGGGCCTCAAGGACCTGCGCGCCGAGGCGCTCATCGAGGACTACGCGCTGCGCGACTACCTCTTCCGTCTCGACGGCTTCGAGGCGTATCTGAAGGACGCCGGACACTGGGCCCAGCCCAAGCCCTGGCTGAGCCTGTTCCTGCCGCGCTCCTCGGCCGCGCGCTTCCTGCGCATGGTGGAGGGCGAACTGGCACCGGACGATCTGGGCGCGGGCGTGCTGCTGAGCTACCCGTACCTCACCTCCGCTGTCACCGCGCCCATGGCCGTCCAGCCGGACGACCGGGTGGGCTACCTCTTCGACCTGTTGCGCTTCCCGCACCCGGGCACCGGAGCCGCCGACATCGACCGCATGATGCAGCAGAACCGTTGGCTGTACGACCGGGCGGTGGCGATGGGCGCCAAGCGCTACCTCGTCGGCGCGGTGCCGAACCTCACCACCGACGACTGGCGCCGCCACTTCGGCACCTCCTACAAGACGCTGGGCAAGGCGAAGCAGCGCTTCGACCCCGGCAACGTTCTCACCCCCGGCCAGGGCTTCTTCGGCTGA
- a CDS encoding flavin-containing monooxygenase encodes MTETFPDSARDLRVAVIGSGFSGLGTAIRLLQQGIDDFLVFERADEVGGTWRDNTYPGCACDVMSHLYSFSFAPNPRWKSTFGKQQELFAYLRDCADEFGVRSRIRFRHELTEARWDDLRKRWRISTTGGDYTAQVLVTGTGYLSEPAIPDIPGLADFQGEVFHSARWRHDVDLTGRRVAVVGTGASAIQFVPAIQPEVGHLDLYQRTPPWIGPKNDKVNSALQTKLLTSVPGYQRFRRNFNMWGREILAFVMARPAVAAKMQKMASDHLKTSVPDERLRAVLTPDYVLACKRLLFSNTYYPAIQQPNVDLVTDGIAKVTADAVVTADGQERPVDTIILGTGFEAVQRPIAERLFGRDGVSLEETWSEGMSALRGTGVAGFPNLFMMLGPNTTLGHSSQVIMIEAQIAYVLDALKMMNKRGLACVEVLPEAQRAYNERLDQRLEGTVWNAGNCRSWYLDEHGRNPSIWPTYTWRFRRATSRFDPAEHLLSTSEDLRAPAHTAS; translated from the coding sequence ATGACCGAGACATTTCCGGACTCCGCACGCGACCTGCGGGTGGCGGTGATCGGCAGCGGCTTCTCGGGGCTGGGAACGGCGATCCGGCTGCTCCAGCAGGGCATCGACGATTTCCTCGTCTTCGAACGGGCCGACGAGGTCGGCGGCACCTGGCGGGACAACACCTACCCGGGCTGTGCCTGCGACGTGATGTCGCACCTCTACTCCTTCTCCTTCGCGCCGAACCCCCGCTGGAAGAGCACCTTCGGCAAGCAGCAGGAGCTCTTCGCCTACCTGCGCGACTGCGCCGACGAGTTCGGCGTGCGCTCCCGCATCCGCTTCCGGCACGAGCTGACCGAGGCGCGCTGGGACGACCTGCGCAAGCGCTGGCGGATTTCCACCACGGGCGGGGACTACACAGCCCAGGTGCTCGTCACCGGCACCGGCTACCTCAGCGAACCCGCCATCCCCGACATCCCGGGCCTGGCCGACTTTCAGGGCGAGGTCTTCCACTCCGCCCGCTGGCGCCATGACGTAGACCTCACCGGCCGCCGGGTCGCCGTGGTCGGCACCGGCGCCTCCGCCATCCAGTTCGTGCCCGCCATCCAGCCGGAGGTCGGCCACCTCGACCTCTACCAGCGCACCCCGCCCTGGATCGGGCCCAAGAACGACAAGGTCAACAGCGCCCTGCAGACGAAGCTGCTGACCTCCGTGCCCGGCTACCAGCGCTTCCGGCGGAACTTCAACATGTGGGGCCGGGAGATCCTCGCCTTCGTCATGGCGCGCCCCGCCGTCGCCGCGAAGATGCAGAAGATGGCCTCCGACCACCTGAAGACGAGCGTGCCGGACGAGCGGCTGCGGGCCGTGCTGACGCCCGACTACGTGTTGGCCTGCAAGCGCCTGCTCTTCTCCAACACGTACTACCCGGCGATCCAGCAGCCCAACGTGGACCTGGTCACCGACGGCATCGCCAAGGTCACGGCCGACGCGGTGGTCACGGCCGACGGCCAGGAGCGGCCGGTGGACACGATCATCCTCGGGACAGGCTTCGAAGCCGTACAGCGGCCGATCGCGGAACGCCTCTTCGGACGGGACGGTGTGAGCCTCGAGGAGACATGGAGCGAGGGCATGAGCGCCCTGCGCGGAACCGGTGTCGCCGGCTTCCCCAACCTCTTCATGATGCTCGGCCCCAACACGACCCTGGGCCACTCCTCCCAGGTGATCATGATCGAGGCGCAGATCGCCTACGTCCTCGACGCGTTGAAGATGATGAACAAGCGCGGGCTGGCCTGCGTGGAGGTGCTCCCCGAGGCCCAGCGGGCGTACAACGAGCGACTCGACCAGCGGCTTGAGGGCACCGTGTGGAACGCGGGCAACTGCCGGAGCTGGTACCTCGACGAGCACGGGCGCAACCCCTCGATCTGGCCCACCTACACCTGGCGCTTCCGGCGGGCCACCAGCCGCTTCGACCCGGCCGAGCACCTGCTGAGCACCAGCGAGGATCTGCGCGCCCCCGCGCACACCGCTTCCTGA
- a CDS encoding class I SAM-dependent methyltransferase translates to MATIASHTAEPEVDAVRHHYEVGNEFYRLLLGPSMMYSGGYWEPGERLVEALDVAQERKLDVFADLAHAAGKDRVLDIGCGWGTLVHRLTTKHGVREAVGLTLSRTQAAYIADLGNPAVTTRVESWSEHHAPGAYDAAFCVNALEHFVPSSLPPKERTKRYRFFFQQVHEALVPDGRFVLHTMTAEAQPIGRKILADLKFLQRSEFTGMHIPHLHELAAGAEGLFEVVELVNEREAFARACRAWLGRLAERRDEAVALENEEVVARFERYLDIFAYTLEDRFFNNFRLTLVRKG, encoded by the coding sequence ATGGCGACGATTGCCTCCCACACCGCGGAGCCGGAGGTGGACGCCGTCCGCCACCACTACGAGGTGGGAAACGAGTTCTACCGACTGTTGCTCGGCCCCAGCATGATGTACAGCGGGGGTTATTGGGAGCCGGGTGAGCGCCTGGTCGAGGCCCTGGACGTCGCGCAGGAACGCAAGCTCGACGTGTTCGCCGACCTGGCGCACGCGGCCGGGAAGGACCGCGTGCTCGACATCGGATGCGGCTGGGGCACCCTCGTCCACCGCCTGACGACGAAGCACGGCGTCCGGGAGGCCGTCGGCCTCACTCTGAGCCGCACCCAGGCGGCGTATATCGCGGATCTGGGCAACCCGGCCGTCACCACCCGGGTCGAGAGCTGGTCGGAGCACCACGCCCCCGGCGCGTACGACGCGGCATTCTGCGTCAACGCCCTGGAGCACTTCGTCCCCTCCAGCCTCCCTCCGAAGGAGCGGACCAAGCGTTACCGCTTCTTCTTCCAGCAGGTGCACGAGGCACTGGTGCCGGACGGCCGGTTCGTGCTGCACACGATGACCGCCGAGGCCCAGCCCATCGGCCGCAAGATCCTGGCGGACCTGAAGTTCCTCCAGCGCTCCGAGTTCACCGGGATGCACATCCCGCACCTGCACGAGCTGGCGGCCGGCGCCGAGGGCCTGTTCGAGGTCGTGGAACTGGTCAACGAGCGCGAGGCGTTCGCGCGGGCGTGCCGCGCCTGGCTGGGCCGGCTCGCCGAACGGCGCGACGAGGCGGTCGCGTTGGAGAACGAGGAGGTGGTGGCCCGCTTCGAGCGCTACCTGGACATCTTCGCGTACACGCTGGAGGACCGCTTCTTCAACAACTTCCGGCTCACGCTGGTCCGCAAGGGGTGA
- a CDS encoding 3-oxoacyl-ACP synthase III family protein, protein MSGFDIAGWGKALPERVITSAELADRFGVDEDWVVSRCGIRERRAVDPGQTTASLAVEAGRAALDKAGLTGADIAHLIVATATPEQPSPATSAFVHHELGIGGGAMDVNSECAGFVYGLVTAMGFLRMDRRPILLIGSDTHTLTADPADRDLSILVGDGAAAVVLVPGPEDPVLAWNLGADGSCADALKVPAGGSRMPTTPETVAQGLHYAQIKGNEIYLNAVRYTVRTVRETLESAKVPPTEVDHVVPHQANIRIINSVLQHTGLRPESLVTNLERYGNTASASIPLALTEALEAGRIRPGELVLFAGFGAGMTWGSVLMRWGGAA, encoded by the coding sequence ATGAGTGGATTCGACATCGCGGGGTGGGGCAAGGCCCTGCCCGAACGGGTCATCACCAGTGCCGAGCTGGCGGACCGCTTCGGGGTCGACGAGGACTGGGTCGTCAGCCGCTGCGGCATCCGCGAGCGGCGGGCGGTCGACCCCGGTCAGACCACTGCCTCGCTGGCCGTCGAGGCGGGCCGCGCGGCCTTGGACAAGGCGGGCCTGACCGGTGCCGACATCGCCCATCTGATCGTGGCCACGGCCACCCCCGAACAACCCTCGCCCGCCACCTCCGCCTTCGTCCACCATGAACTGGGCATCGGCGGCGGGGCGATGGACGTCAACTCCGAATGTGCGGGCTTCGTGTACGGCCTGGTCACGGCCATGGGGTTCCTCCGTATGGACCGCCGCCCGATCCTGTTGATCGGCTCGGACACGCACACGCTGACCGCCGACCCGGCCGACCGTGACCTGTCCATCCTGGTGGGCGACGGCGCGGCCGCGGTGGTACTCGTGCCGGGTCCGGAGGATCCGGTACTGGCGTGGAACCTGGGTGCGGACGGCTCCTGCGCCGACGCGCTGAAGGTGCCCGCGGGCGGCAGCCGGATGCCCACCACACCGGAGACGGTCGCGCAGGGACTCCACTACGCGCAGATCAAGGGCAACGAGATCTACCTCAACGCGGTCCGCTACACGGTCCGCACGGTGCGCGAGACCCTGGAGAGCGCCAAGGTCCCGCCCACTGAGGTGGACCACGTCGTCCCGCACCAGGCGAACATCCGGATCATCAACTCCGTTCTCCAGCACACCGGTCTGCGGCCGGAGTCCCTGGTGACCAACCTGGAGCGGTACGGCAACACCGCCTCGGCCTCCATCCCGCTGGCGCTCACCGAGGCGCTGGAGGCAGGACGCATCCGGCCTGGGGAGCTCGTGCTGTTCGCGGGCTTCGGCGCGGGGATGACCTGGGGTTCGGTGCTGATGCGCTGGGGAGGGGCCGCGTGA
- a CDS encoding SDR family NAD(P)-dependent oxidoreductase yields the protein MSGQGAGKRPDAPVALVTGASGGLGQALAVELDALGCRVAVHYRRAADQADAVREKLTHDAVVVGADVGSWEATQKLYRRVEESLGPIDVVVNNGAIRRDALMAMQSPDDWHEVIRTNLLGTFHTSRVALPHMLRQRWGRIINVVSPSGLIATAGQTAYSASKAGVIGMTRTLAAECGRRGVTVNAVSPGFMITGMTQDLPERIMDDMARKAPVPRFVTVEEVARSVSLFLDQDCMTGQVVSIDSGVSVM from the coding sequence GTGAGCGGACAGGGGGCGGGGAAGCGCCCCGACGCGCCGGTCGCGCTGGTGACCGGCGCGTCGGGCGGGCTCGGGCAGGCGCTCGCGGTCGAACTCGACGCGTTGGGCTGTCGGGTGGCCGTACACTACCGCCGTGCTGCCGACCAGGCCGATGCGGTGCGCGAGAAGCTGACGCACGACGCGGTGGTCGTCGGCGCGGACGTGGGCTCGTGGGAGGCGACCCAGAAGCTGTACCGGCGCGTCGAGGAGTCCCTCGGGCCTATCGATGTCGTGGTCAACAACGGGGCGATCCGCCGGGACGCCCTGATGGCGATGCAGTCCCCGGACGACTGGCACGAGGTCATCCGAACCAACCTGCTGGGGACGTTCCACACCAGCCGGGTCGCACTGCCGCACATGTTGCGGCAGCGCTGGGGCCGGATCATCAACGTCGTCTCGCCCTCGGGCCTGATCGCCACGGCGGGTCAGACAGCGTATTCCGCCTCCAAGGCCGGGGTCATCGGCATGACCCGGACGCTGGCCGCCGAGTGCGGCCGGCGCGGGGTCACGGTGAACGCCGTCTCACCGGGATTCATGATCACGGGCATGACCCAGGACCTGCCGGAACGGATCATGGACGACATGGCACGCAAGGCGCCGGTGCCGAGGTTCGTCACGGTGGAGGAGGTCGCCCGCAGTGTCTCGCTCTTCCTCGACCAGGACTGCATGACCGGTCAGGTGGTCAGCATCGACAGCGGGGTCTCCGTCATGTGA
- a CDS encoding AfsR/SARP family transcriptional regulator, with translation MLIRLVGLVSIEHDREAPQVLSSHQAQIALARLCVERPTGIDREQLADTIWPDGPPSTWASALRSVVSRLRAFLSEESPTSEPLLIARGGRYLLRLPEGAQVDVDRAESAAVSAAAAYRNGDHATAQRLAVMAVSLLRGPFLASHEGEWVGSVRGRLKEVRVSALETASSSSSALGDTHHALRYADEAVRQAPFRESAYRCQMTAHRLAGNRAEALQIYQQLRTVLAEELGIDPSPESEAAYLGLLSSSRPMPPPVPSPHQAVPSHALS, from the coding sequence GTGCTCATCAGGCTTGTCGGCCTTGTGTCCATCGAACACGACAGAGAGGCCCCCCAGGTTCTCTCCAGTCACCAGGCTCAGATCGCTCTCGCCCGGCTCTGCGTCGAGCGGCCCACCGGTATCGACCGGGAACAGCTCGCCGACACCATCTGGCCGGACGGCCCGCCGAGCACCTGGGCCTCGGCCCTCCGCAGCGTCGTCAGCCGCCTGCGGGCCTTCCTGTCCGAGGAGTCACCCACCTCCGAGCCCCTTCTGATCGCCCGCGGGGGGCGCTATCTGTTGCGGCTTCCGGAGGGTGCCCAGGTGGACGTGGACCGCGCCGAGAGTGCCGCCGTCAGCGCGGCGGCAGCGTACCGCAACGGTGACCACGCCACCGCGCAACGGCTCGCCGTCATGGCCGTGTCCCTGCTGCGGGGACCTTTCCTCGCTTCCCACGAGGGCGAGTGGGTCGGCTCGGTCCGGGGCCGGCTGAAGGAGGTGCGCGTCTCCGCGCTGGAGACCGCCAGTAGCTCGTCCTCCGCGCTGGGCGACACGCATCACGCCCTGCGGTACGCGGATGAGGCGGTGCGCCAGGCGCCGTTCAGAGAGAGCGCCTACCGGTGTCAGATGACCGCGCACCGGCTGGCCGGCAACAGGGCCGAAGCCCTGCAGATATACCAGCAGTTACGCACGGTGCTCGCCGAGGAGCTGGGGATAGACCCCAGCCCGGAGAGCGAGGCCGCCTACCTGGGGCTGCTGAGCAGTTCCAGGCCCATGCCCCCGCCCGTCCCGTCACCGCACCAGGCGGTGCCGTCGCACGCGCTGAGCTGA
- a CDS encoding aminotransferase class I/II-fold pyridoxal phosphate-dependent enzyme, which translates to MASAGWGRIAYKLDATRRRVASLEWGAERRNSFVPYTAERDSAYVDLDGRRLLMMSGYSYLGLSGDERVVSAAQEAAARYGTGNHGVRALAGSIPLHEELEAEIAEIAERDRAIAFGSGYAANVGTIGALVGPGDTVFVDKYAHASIVDGCRLSGATVVRFRHNDTEHLTRRMEAAAPGGVRLVIVDSVYSMDGDIAPLPRLREVCDAHEALLMADEAHALGVIGRTGMGIEEHFDREVRVDVKLGTLSKAIPSMGGWVAGSAELIGHLRYAARPFLFSAALAPASAAAALAALRVLRAEPELVARVQSHGTRFRDLVTAGGMRIGDSETAVVPLIAGTDEAAYDLATAARRLGVIGLPVVTPAVPRDLARLRIAVTARHTDADIEFAAEALLKAAGECGLPTA; encoded by the coding sequence ATGGCTTCCGCAGGGTGGGGGAGAATCGCGTACAAGCTCGACGCTACTCGGCGTCGCGTGGCCTCGCTGGAGTGGGGCGCCGAGCGCCGCAACAGCTTCGTCCCCTACACCGCCGAGCGCGACTCGGCCTACGTCGACCTGGACGGCCGGCGTCTGCTGATGATGTCGGGCTACAGCTACCTCGGCCTCTCCGGTGACGAGCGAGTGGTCTCCGCCGCCCAGGAGGCCGCCGCCCGATACGGCACCGGCAACCACGGGGTGCGCGCGCTGGCGGGTTCCATCCCGCTCCACGAGGAGCTGGAGGCCGAGATCGCCGAGATCGCCGAGCGGGACCGGGCCATCGCCTTCGGCTCCGGCTACGCCGCCAACGTCGGGACGATCGGTGCGCTCGTCGGTCCCGGCGACACCGTCTTCGTCGACAAGTACGCCCACGCCAGCATCGTGGACGGCTGCCGGCTCAGCGGTGCCACCGTGGTCCGTTTCCGGCACAACGACACCGAGCACCTCACTCGGCGGATGGAGGCCGCCGCACCCGGCGGGGTACGCCTGGTGATCGTCGACAGCGTCTACTCGATGGACGGTGACATCGCCCCGCTGCCGCGGCTGCGCGAGGTCTGCGACGCCCACGAGGCATTGCTGATGGCCGATGAGGCCCACGCCCTCGGCGTCATCGGCCGCACCGGCATGGGCATCGAGGAGCACTTCGACCGCGAGGTGCGGGTGGATGTCAAACTCGGCACCCTCTCCAAGGCCATCCCCTCCATGGGCGGCTGGGTCGCCGGGTCGGCCGAGCTCATCGGCCATCTGCGGTACGCCGCCCGGCCGTTCCTCTTCTCCGCCGCGCTCGCCCCCGCGTCGGCCGCCGCCGCCCTGGCGGCGTTGCGGGTGCTGCGCGCCGAACCGGAGCTCGTCGCCCGGGTCCAGAGCCACGGCACCCGCTTCCGGGATCTGGTCACGGCGGGCGGGATGCGGATCGGCGACAGCGAGACGGCCGTCGTCCCGCTTATCGCCGGTACCGATGAGGCTGCCTACGACCTGGCGACCGCCGCCCGAAGGCTGGGCGTCATCGGCCTGCCGGTGGTGACCCCGGCCGTCCCCCGCGACCTGGCCCGGCTGCGCATCGCCGTGACCGCACGGCACACGGACGCGGACATCGAATTCGCGGCCGAGGCCCTCCTCAAGGCTGCGGGGGAGTGCGGCCTGCCGACCGCCTGA
- a CDS encoding beta-ketoacyl-[acyl-carrier-protein] synthase family protein — MRTPAGRPARSDVAISGMGVVTPAGCTTEELWTAVSAGRSLAADLTHFDVAQHRIRIGCRVRGLTDADRDHPWQRVLASKDAQRLDPFARYGLAAALAAHADAGLPEASAARCAIVVGNAVGGRTTSDLESVNFAARGPQGVRPLMPLMTMPNAAAAQIALQLGWHGPALTVSTTCASGADAIGLGAAMLRDHRADIVIAGGCEATLTPITLAGFGNLNATSTRTDAATACRPFDESRDGFVMGEGAAFVVLERAEDARARGARPHGLVAGHAATSDAYHLSAPHPEGAFAADAMSGALTDAGLAPADIAHVNAHGTATVHNDRAEAAALAKVFGPYGLPVTASKGVIGHLIGAAGAVELVVAVLSMNAGAVPPTANHTRTEPEMEIDVVHGAPRPVALGPALTNSFGFGGHNSSLVVTPA; from the coding sequence ATGCGTACTCCGGCAGGACGTCCCGCCCGATCGGACGTGGCCATCAGCGGCATGGGTGTCGTCACCCCGGCCGGCTGCACCACCGAGGAGCTGTGGACCGCCGTCTCGGCCGGCCGCTCCCTCGCCGCCGACCTCACCCACTTCGATGTCGCGCAGCACCGCATCCGCATCGGCTGCCGGGTGCGCGGCCTCACCGACGCCGACCGGGACCACCCCTGGCAGCGGGTGCTGGCGAGCAAGGACGCCCAGCGGCTCGATCCCTTCGCCCGGTACGGGCTCGCCGCCGCCCTGGCCGCGCACGCCGACGCCGGGCTTCCCGAGGCCTCCGCCGCCCGTTGCGCGATCGTGGTCGGCAACGCCGTCGGCGGGCGCACCACCAGTGACCTGGAGTCCGTGAACTTCGCGGCCCGCGGCCCCCAGGGCGTCCGCCCACTGATGCCCCTGATGACGATGCCCAACGCCGCCGCCGCGCAGATCGCCCTTCAACTGGGCTGGCACGGGCCGGCCCTCACGGTCAGTACCACCTGCGCCAGCGGCGCCGACGCCATCGGCCTGGGCGCCGCGATGCTCCGGGACCACCGCGCGGACATCGTGATCGCCGGGGGCTGCGAGGCGACCCTCACCCCGATCACCCTCGCCGGTTTCGGCAACCTCAACGCCACCTCCACCCGCACCGACGCCGCGACCGCGTGCCGCCCCTTCGACGAGAGCCGGGACGGCTTCGTCATGGGAGAGGGAGCCGCCTTCGTGGTCCTGGAGCGGGCGGAGGACGCCCGGGCCCGGGGTGCCCGCCCGCACGGCCTCGTAGCTGGGCACGCCGCCACCTCCGACGCGTACCACCTCTCCGCCCCGCACCCCGAAGGCGCCTTCGCCGCCGATGCCATGTCCGGTGCCCTCACCGACGCCGGGCTCGCCCCCGCCGACATCGCCCATGTCAACGCCCACGGCACCGCCACCGTGCACAACGATCGCGCCGAAGCCGCCGCGCTGGCCAAGGTGTTCGGGCCGTACGGGCTTCCGGTGACCGCCAGCAAGGGCGTCATCGGCCACCTCATCGGAGCGGCCGGGGCCGTCGAACTCGTCGTCGCCGTCCTGTCGATGAACGCGGGCGCGGTGCCGCCCACCGCCAACCACACACGAACGGAGCCCGAGATGGAGATCGACGTGGTCCACGGCGCCCCGCGGCCCGTCGCCCTCGGCCCGGCACTGACCAACTCCTTCGGCTTCGGCGGCCACAACAGCAGCCTGGTGGTGACCCCCGCATGA
- a CDS encoding MaoC/PaaZ C-terminal domain-containing protein has protein sequence MTLPGPLLDPAAPPFDPAAAHRYRTVTRQALGRAEPARPDAGPLAAFVLTHPLAERTVADLAAGHGPYALVHLAQEIELRAPLLPGTAVDARAEVLGARVELKGTRLALRTRLTDRKAGTPVADLTTHILLVGIRATEPHGTLATAPAPRLEAPGTPVSHAVAIDREWIARYGEAAGDLNPVHLDPAAGREAGFPDVIAHGMALVSLAVEEITERYADGHADRVRALGARFARPVLPGTETALELTPPSAPPGPGDTVLFTVRSQGAAAVRGGWARLGPAEGGHR, from the coding sequence ATGACACTCCCCGGACCCCTCCTCGACCCGGCCGCCCCGCCGTTCGACCCGGCGGCCGCCCACCGCTACCGCACGGTGACGCGCCAGGCCCTCGGCCGGGCGGAGCCCGCCCGCCCCGACGCGGGCCCCCTCGCAGCCTTCGTGCTCACCCACCCGCTCGCCGAACGCACCGTCGCCGACCTCGCCGCCGGGCACGGCCCGTACGCCCTGGTCCACCTTGCCCAGGAGATCGAGCTGCGCGCCCCGCTGCTGCCCGGCACCGCCGTCGACGCCCGCGCCGAGGTGCTCGGGGCACGCGTCGAACTCAAGGGCACCCGCCTCGCCCTGCGCACCCGCCTCACCGACCGGAAGGCCGGGACCCCGGTCGCCGACCTCACCACGCACATCCTGCTGGTCGGCATCCGCGCCACCGAGCCGCACGGCACCCTCGCCACGGCCCCCGCGCCCCGCCTGGAGGCGCCCGGTACGCCGGTGAGCCACGCCGTCGCGATCGACCGGGAGTGGATCGCCCGCTACGGCGAGGCCGCAGGGGACCTCAACCCGGTCCACCTCGACCCGGCGGCCGGCCGGGAGGCGGGCTTCCCCGATGTCATCGCCCACGGCATGGCGCTGGTCTCGCTGGCCGTCGAGGAGATCACCGAGCGGTACGCCGACGGGCACGCCGACCGCGTCCGGGCGCTCGGCGCCCGCTTCGCCCGCCCGGTGCTCCCCGGCACGGAAACGGCCCTCGAACTGACCCCGCCGTCCGCGCCGCCCGGCCCCGGAGACACCGTCCTGTTCACCGTCCGCTCCCAGGGTGCCGCTGCCGTCAGGGGCGGCTGGGCCCGCCTGGGACCCGCAGAGGGAGGGCACCGATGA